The Anoplopoma fimbria isolate UVic2021 breed Golden Eagle Sablefish chromosome 20, Afim_UVic_2022, whole genome shotgun sequence genome includes a window with the following:
- the LOC129110054 gene encoding mothers against decapentaplegic homolog 4-like, protein MSVLGSAPSSADACLSIVHSLMCHRQGDENEGFAKRAIESLVKKLKEKRDELDALITAVTSNGAQPSRCVTIQSRTLCVQHGCISVSDLSVSDLSVSTCLSLTCLSLTCLSLPVCLQVAGRKGFPHVIYARLWRWPDLHKNELKHVKFCQFAFDLKYDSVCVNPYHYDRVASPAAAGPPSLIKEEFMQDCLQVDLPPHSDPYSQPRPLSMYPSMPLSPPGSSSMTAAALSAVGCGRNSGGRGIAPLITTGPRLPTSPKPPHTPQPPHPHTPQPPHPHTPTSAHQPDYSSLPKTATWPGNSPAPYNPAGQSGRSHQQPQLHHHHHAPNTHFWSQHHSTAPYPQPVSNHPGPEFWCSISYFELDVQVGEMFKVQSSCPLVTVDGYVDPSGGDRFCLGQLSNVHRTASSHRARLHIGRGVQLECRGEGDIWMRCLSDHPVFVQSLYLDREAGRAPGDGVHKIYPGAYIKVFDLRQCHRQMQQQAAAAQAAAVVGAIPGPNSVGGIAPAVSVCSAAGLGVDDLRRLCIVRLSFVKGWGCDYPRQSIKDTPCWLEVHLHRALQLLDQVLHALPPREHTL, encoded by the exons ATGTCGGTGCTTGGCTCCGCCCCCAGCAGCGCCGACGCCTGCCTCAGCATCGTCCACAGCCTGATGTGTCACCGGCAGGGAGACGAGAACGAGGGCTTCGCCAAGCGGGCGATCGAGAGTCTGGTGAAGAAgctgaaggagaagagagacGAGCTGGACGCCCTGATCACCGCCGTCACCTCCAACGGCGCCCAGCCCAGCAGGTGTGTGACCATCCAGAGTAGGACGCTGTGTGTTCAG catggctgtatatctgtctctgacctgtctgtctctgacctgtctgtctctacctgtctgtctctgacctgtctgtctctgacctgtctgtctctacctgtctgtctgcaggtggcGGGTAGGAAGGGTTTCCCTCACGTGATCTACGCCCGTCTGTGGCGTTGGCCTGACCTCCATAAGAACGAGCTGAAACACGTGAAGTTCTGTCAGTTTGCGTTCGACCTGAAGTACGACAGCGTGTGTGTGAACCCGTATCACTACGACAGGGTGGCGTCGCCCGCCGCCGCAG GTCCTCCGTCTCTGATAAAGGAGGAGTTCATGCAGGACTGTCTGCAGGTGGACCTGCCCCCCCACTCCGACCCCTACAGCCAGCCCCGCCCTCTCAGCATGTATCCCAGCAtgcccctctctcctccag GCAGCAGCTCCATGACGGCTGCAGCTCTGTCAGCTGTTGGCTGCGGGAGGAACAGCGGGGGTCGGGGA ATCGCCCCCCTCATAACCACGGGGCCACGCCTCCCCACCTCACCCAAACCCCCTCACACCCCCCAACCTCCTCACCCTCACACCCCCCAACCTCCTCACCCTCACACCCCCACCTCTGCACACCAGCCGGACTATAGCAGCCTCCCAAaaactg ctaCCTGGCCAGGTAATAGCCCCGCCCCCTACAACCCTGCAGGTCAGAGTGGGCGGAGCCACCAGCAGCCTCAgttacatcatcatcaccacgcCCCCAACACTCACTTCT GGTCTCAGCACCACAGTACGGCTCCGTACCCACAACCTGTGTCCAACCACCCAG GTCCAGAGTTCTGGTGCTCCATCTCGTACTTTGAGTTGGACGTTCAGGTTGGTGAGATGTTTAAGGTCCAGTCCAGCTGTCCTCTGGTCACCGTGGACGGTTATGTGGATCCTTCAGGAGGAGACCGTTTCTGTTTGGGTCAGCTGAGTAACGTCCACCGCACCGCCTCCAGCCACCGAGCCAG GCTCCACATCGGTCGGGGGGTTCAGCTGGAGTGTCGTGGGGAGGGGGACATCTGGATGCGTTGCCTTAGCGACCACCCAGTATTTGTCCAGAGTTTGTACCTGGACCGTGAGGCGGGCCGAGCACCTGGAGACGGAGTCCATAAGATCTACCCCGGAGCTTACATCAAG GTGTTTGACCTGAGGCAGTGTCACAggcagatgcagcagcaggcGGCAGCGGCTCAGGCAGCGGCAGTTGTCGGTGCGATTCCCGGGCCGAACAGTGTGGGGGGGATCGCTCCTGCAGTCA GTGTGTGTTCGGCGGCGGGTCTCGGCGTGGACGACCTGCGGCGGTTGTGCATCGTGCGTCTGAGCTTCGTTAAAGGTTGGGGGTGCGATTACCCGCGTCAGAGCATCAAGGACACGCCCTGCTGGCTGGAGGTCCACCTGCACCGagcgctgcagctgctggaccAGGTGCTGCACGCGCTGCCGCCGCGGGAACACACGCTCtga
- the LOC129108970 gene encoding acidic leucine-rich nuclear phosphoprotein 32 family member E-like gives MMMKRRVMLELRGRGPAEVVELVVDNCRSGDGEVEGLTDEYTGLEILSMVNVGLSSLSKLPSLPKLRKLELSDNIISGGLDSLAEKCPNLTYLNLSGNKIKEMSSIETLQNLKNLKSLDLYSCEVSTLDDYRDGVFELLPHLTFLDGYDQEDNEVPDSEADNDDDEDEAGPHGDVDDDDDDDEEEEDDDDADSSEGEEDEVGLSYLMKEGIQDEEDDGDYVEEEEEDEEEEEDGDVDGADVQGEKRKREAEDDGDDDDDE, from the exons atgatgatgaagaggagggtgaTGCTGGAGCTGCGCGGCCGGGGCCCGGCGGAG gtgGTGGAGCTGGTGGTGGATAACTGTCGCTCCGGTGACGGAGAGGTTGAAGGTCTGACAGACGAGTACACGGGGCTGGAGATCCTCAGCATGGTGAACGTCGGCCTCTCGTCGCTCTCCAAACTGCCCTCTCTGCCCAAACTACGAAAG CTGGAGTTGAGTGATAACATCATCTCAGGAGGTCTGGACTCGCTGGCGGAGAAATGTCCCAACCTGACGTACCTGAACCTGAGCGGGAACAAGATCAAAGAGATGAGCAGCATCGAGACGCTG CAGAACCTGAAGAACCTGAAGAGTCTGGACCTGTACAGCTGTGAGGTGTCCACGCTGGACGACTACAGAGACGGCGTCTTCGAGCTGCTGCCTCATCTCACGTTCCTGGACGGGTACGACCAGGAGGACAACGAGGTGCCCGACTCAGAGGCCGACAACG atgatgatgaagatgaagccGGTCCCCATGGAGACGTcgacgacgacgatgatgatgacgaagaggaggaggatgatgatgatgctgacagctctgagggagaggaggatgaggtcGGCCTGTCGTACCTGATGAAGGAGGGAATCCAG gatgaggaagatgatggagactatgtagaagaagaggaggaggacgaggaggaggaggaagatggag ATGTGGACGGTGCAGATGTTCagggggagaagaggaagagagaagccGAAGACGACGgagacgatgatgatgatgaatag